From Leptotrichia sp. oral taxon 215 str. W9775, one genomic window encodes:
- a CDS encoding autotransporter domain-containing protein translates to GSKSTFQAYVTHQRAFKEQDLSFEAAYTGLSNAKFTVKGIGLSKNQTWVGAGVLTEVNPGFAWYVNYDGKIEKKGRNNVFTTGLRFSF, encoded by the coding sequence ATGGAAGCAAGAGTACATTCCAGGCGTATGTAACTCACCAGAGGGCATTCAAGGAACAGGATTTGAGCTTTGAAGCGGCATATACAGGACTGTCAAATGCCAAGTTTACAGTAAAAGGAATAGGGCTGTCAAAGAACCAGACATGGGTAGGGGCAGGAGTTCTTACAGAAGTAAATCCAGGATTTGCATGGTATGTAAACTACGATGGAAAGATAGAGAAAAAAGGAAGAAATAACGTATTTACAACTGGTCTGAGATTTAGTTTCTAG
- a CDS encoding glycosyltransferase family 4 protein: MKVLHVLAQLPVKTGSGVYFTNVIEGLKEYGDIEQACIYGVTNEYDINILDKEKQFEVVFESENIPFPIVGMSDIMPYPNTLYHDMTDEMFDQWKSEFLKQLNLAKEKFNPDVVLTHHLWILSSMVREVFADKRVIAVCHNTDIRQAKQNVHLKDKHIHYLKDVDNVLALSNMQFKDIEEVFGIDSKKIIDIGAGYNEKIFYPLEQYPKKEKEELVYAGKFDDSKGFYELIKAFRKLEETDSGITIELIGNINDQNRERIKKEIGDSKNIKVYNAVSQKELADIMRTKDIFILPSYFEGLGLIAVEALGSGLRVVATKIDGLIELLGKELNVDEIIEYVDMPTIYDTDKAVEEEKPAFVLRLADKIEKMIERTREKREIDKDLLEKIHTKSWKAKIKDIKNVLCENQK, encoded by the coding sequence ATGAAAGTATTGCATGTGCTGGCACAATTGCCTGTAAAAACAGGAAGTGGAGTTTATTTTACAAATGTCATTGAAGGACTGAAAGAATATGGGGATATAGAACAGGCGTGTATTTATGGTGTTACAAATGAGTATGATATAAATATATTAGACAAGGAAAAACAGTTTGAAGTAGTTTTTGAAAGTGAAAACATTCCTTTTCCAATAGTAGGAATGAGTGATATTATGCCTTATCCCAACACACTTTATCATGATATGACTGACGAAATGTTTGACCAGTGGAAAAGTGAATTTCTAAAACAATTAAATCTCGCAAAGGAAAAATTCAATCCTGATGTGGTGCTGACACACCATTTGTGGATACTTTCCTCAATGGTAAGGGAAGTGTTTGCAGATAAGAGGGTAATTGCAGTGTGCCATAATACAGATATAAGACAGGCCAAGCAAAATGTACATTTGAAAGATAAGCACATACACTACCTGAAGGATGTGGACAATGTCCTGGCATTAAGTAATATGCAATTTAAAGATATTGAAGAAGTTTTTGGAATAGATAGTAAAAAAATAATAGATATAGGTGCAGGATACAATGAGAAAATTTTCTATCCTCTGGAACAATATCCAAAAAAGGAAAAGGAGGAATTAGTATACGCAGGGAAATTTGATGATTCCAAAGGATTTTATGAATTAATTAAGGCATTTAGGAAACTGGAGGAAACAGATAGCGGAATAACTATAGAGCTGATAGGAAATATAAATGACCAGAACAGGGAAAGAATAAAAAAAGAAATAGGGGATTCTAAAAACATTAAAGTTTACAATGCTGTATCCCAGAAAGAACTGGCAGATATAATGAGAACAAAAGATATATTTATACTGCCTTCATATTTTGAAGGGCTTGGGCTTATAGCTGTTGAAGCGCTTGGAAGTGGTCTTAGGGTAGTGGCTACAAAAATAGATGGTCTGATTGAACTTCTGGGAAAAGAACTGAATGTGGATGAAATTATAGAATATGTTGATATGCCTACAATTTACGATACAGATAAGGCTGTGGAAGAGGAAAAGCCTGCATTTGTACTAAGATTGGCAGATAAAATAGAAAAAATGATAGAACGTACAAGGGAAAAAAGAGAAATAGATAAGGATTTGCTTGAAAAAATTCACACAAAATCATGGAAAGCTAAAATAAAAGATATAAAAAATGTGCTGTGTGAAAATCAGAAATAA